One region of Bradyrhizobium betae genomic DNA includes:
- a CDS encoding LLM class flavin-dependent oxidoreductase — protein MKKIGFLSFGHWTPSPQSQTRSAADTLLQSIELAVAAEQLGADGAYFRVHHFARQLASPFPLLAAVGARTSTIEIGTAVIDMRYENPLYMVEDAGSADLIAGGRLQLGISRGSPEQVIDGWRYFGYRPAEGQSDADMGRRHAEVFLDLLRGEGFAEPNPQPMFPNPPGLLRLEPHAAGLRDRIWWGAGSNATAVWAAQHGMNLQSSTLKNDETGEAFHVQQAAQIRAYRAAWKEAGHSREPRVSVSRSIFALMNDRDRAYFGGERGGEDQIGFIDPQTRAIFGRSYAAEPDALIAQLRQDEAIAEADTLLLTIPNQLGVDYCAHAIEAILTHVAPALGWR, from the coding sequence ATGAAAAAGATCGGATTTCTGTCCTTCGGACACTGGACGCCCTCGCCGCAGTCGCAGACCCGCTCGGCGGCGGACACGTTGTTGCAATCGATCGAGCTCGCGGTCGCGGCGGAGCAGCTAGGGGCCGACGGCGCCTATTTCCGCGTGCATCATTTCGCCCGCCAGCTCGCCTCGCCCTTCCCGCTGCTCGCGGCCGTCGGCGCCAGGACCAGCACGATCGAGATCGGCACGGCCGTGATCGACATGCGCTACGAGAACCCGCTCTACATGGTGGAGGACGCAGGCAGCGCCGACCTCATCGCCGGCGGCCGGCTGCAGCTCGGCATCAGCCGCGGCTCGCCCGAGCAGGTGATCGACGGCTGGCGCTATTTCGGTTATCGCCCGGCCGAGGGCCAGAGCGACGCCGACATGGGCCGGCGCCATGCCGAGGTGTTCCTCGACCTGTTGCGCGGCGAAGGTTTTGCCGAGCCGAATCCGCAGCCGATGTTTCCCAACCCGCCGGGTCTGTTGCGCCTCGAGCCGCATGCCGCGGGCTTGCGTGACCGCATCTGGTGGGGCGCCGGTTCGAACGCCACGGCGGTGTGGGCAGCACAGCACGGCATGAACTTGCAGAGCTCGACGCTCAAGAACGACGAGACCGGAGAGGCCTTTCACGTGCAGCAGGCCGCCCAGATCCGCGCCTATCGCGCCGCCTGGAAGGAAGCCGGCCACAGCCGCGAGCCGCGCGTGTCGGTCAGCCGCAGCATCTTCGCGTTGATGAACGATCGCGACCGAGCCTATTTCGGCGGCGAGCGCGGCGGCGAAGACCAGATCGGCTTCATCGATCCGCAGACGCGCGCGATCTTCGGCCGGAGTTATGCGGCCGAGCCGGATGCGCTGATCGCGCAGCTGCGTCAGGACGAGGCGATCGCGGAGGCGGACACGCTGCTGCTGACGATCCCGAACCAGCTCGGCGTCGACTATTGCGCGCATGCAATCGAGGCGATCCTCACGCATGTCGCACCGGCGCTGGGGTGGCGGTGA
- a CDS encoding LysR family transcriptional regulator — protein MDRIDCLRAFVRTLEGGSFSAAAKELGIGQPAISKRIAMLESEFGTQLFSRTTRTLKPTAEAHRIYDLARQILDSFDMARASVDKAAPRPTGTLRIGVPSSFGRRYMMPVIAEYVRNYPEVRVDIRFSERFVNLVEEGIELALRIGNLEASTLVARRLGTVQRHLVATPTYLHGRPLPRTPDDLGSHQCIVYSRMSPAHQWTFESEHGRHVASINGPIHVDDADAMQEATMQHLGIAILPDWNAADGLRSGELEHVLPDYSIAALPLHAVYPETHWMSLRARSFLDLLVERAGHFAPAPTQGPVASAGG, from the coding sequence ATGGACCGGATCGATTGCCTGCGCGCTTTCGTTCGCACCCTCGAGGGCGGCAGCTTTTCGGCTGCGGCGAAGGAACTCGGCATCGGCCAGCCCGCCATCAGCAAGCGCATCGCGATGCTGGAGAGCGAATTCGGCACACAGTTGTTTTCGCGCACGACGCGCACGCTGAAGCCGACGGCCGAGGCGCACCGGATCTACGATCTCGCGCGCCAGATCCTCGACAGTTTCGACATGGCGCGGGCGAGTGTTGACAAGGCCGCGCCCCGCCCTACCGGCACGCTCCGGATCGGCGTGCCGTCGTCGTTCGGGCGGCGCTACATGATGCCTGTCATCGCCGAGTACGTTCGGAATTATCCGGAGGTGCGGGTCGACATCCGCTTCAGCGAACGCTTCGTCAATCTGGTGGAGGAAGGCATCGAGCTGGCACTGCGGATTGGAAACCTCGAAGCGAGCACGCTGGTCGCCCGCCGGCTCGGAACCGTGCAGCGCCATCTGGTTGCGACACCGACCTATCTGCACGGTCGCCCGCTGCCGCGGACGCCTGACGATCTCGGCTCGCACCAGTGCATCGTCTATTCCAGGATGTCGCCGGCGCACCAATGGACTTTTGAATCCGAGCATGGCCGTCACGTCGCATCGATCAACGGCCCCATTCACGTCGACGACGCCGATGCGATGCAGGAGGCGACGATGCAGCATCTCGGCATCGCCATCCTGCCCGACTGGAATGCCGCGGACGGTCTTCGCAGCGGCGAACTCGAGCATGTGCTGCCGGACTACAGCATCGCCGCGCTGCCCTTGCACGCGGTCTATCCGGAGACGCACTGGATGTCGCTGCGCGCGCGTAGCTTCCTTGATCTCCTGGTCGAGCGCGCCGGGCATTTTGCGCCGGCCCCGACGCAGGGCCCCGTTGCAAGCGCGGGCGGTTGA
- the styA gene encoding styrene monooxygenase subunit StyA gives MARNIGIVGAGIAGLHLALYLQKHGVDATVITDRPPEDYRNIRLLNTVAHHHVTIAREDYLGVNHWTDPKDHYYYHDHFFNFPQPLRFRGDFSKASRAVDYRLYLPALMQDFSKRGGKIEYRRIEERDIRPLVARFDLLVVSTGKGPLGQLFSYRPEHTPYSQPQRRLCVGLYTGVWQPDPMNVTLSVSPGHGEMIVIPTVTFGGIANALLMENVPGGDMEELATLSYDDNPKHFLKVLLGKLEKHHPTTYDRIDTARFDLAQPQDLLQGGVVPTVRNTVVEFDDGKCAIALGDVHAIVDPMMGQGANVASYAAFVLGEEIVNADACDARLCEKIDLKRQDRVLAASRWTNVMLQPPTEALGMLIGAMSQNPALANEFTENFNYPDRQWDRISTPQRIQAWIERMSASPEPVRAIA, from the coding sequence ATGGCACGCAACATCGGAATCGTCGGCGCCGGAATCGCCGGCCTGCATCTCGCGCTCTACCTGCAGAAGCACGGTGTGGACGCGACCGTCATCACGGACCGGCCGCCCGAGGATTACAGGAACATCCGGCTGCTCAACACCGTCGCGCATCACCACGTCACGATCGCGCGCGAGGACTATCTCGGCGTCAATCACTGGACCGATCCGAAGGACCATTACTATTACCACGACCATTTCTTCAACTTTCCGCAGCCGCTGCGCTTTCGCGGCGACTTCTCGAAGGCCAGCCGCGCCGTCGATTACCGGCTGTATCTTCCTGCCCTGATGCAGGACTTCAGCAAGCGTGGCGGCAAGATCGAATACCGCCGCATCGAGGAGCGCGACATCCGCCCGCTGGTCGCGCGCTTCGACCTGCTGGTCGTCTCGACCGGTAAGGGCCCGCTCGGCCAGCTCTTCAGCTACCGTCCCGAGCACACGCCCTATTCGCAGCCGCAGCGGCGCCTGTGCGTCGGGCTCTACACCGGCGTGTGGCAGCCCGATCCCATGAACGTCACGCTCTCGGTCTCGCCCGGCCATGGCGAGATGATCGTAATCCCCACCGTCACTTTCGGCGGCATCGCCAACGCGCTGCTGATGGAAAACGTGCCGGGCGGCGACATGGAGGAATTGGCGACGCTCAGCTACGACGACAACCCGAAGCACTTCCTGAAGGTGCTGCTCGGCAAGCTCGAGAAGCATCACCCCACCACCTACGACCGTATCGACACCGCGCGCTTCGACCTCGCGCAGCCTCAGGATCTCTTGCAGGGCGGTGTGGTCCCGACCGTGCGCAATACGGTGGTCGAATTCGACGACGGCAAATGCGCCATCGCGCTAGGCGACGTCCATGCCATCGTCGACCCAATGATGGGCCAGGGCGCCAATGTCGCTTCCTATGCGGCCTTCGTTCTCGGCGAGGAGATCGTCAACGCCGACGCGTGTGACGCGCGCCTCTGCGAGAAGATCGACCTGAAGCGGCAGGACCGCGTGCTGGCGGCTTCGCGCTGGACCAATGTGATGCTGCAGCCGCCGACGGAGGCACTGGGCATGCTGATCGGCGCGATGAGCCAGAATCCGGCGCTGGCGAACGAGTTCACCGAGAACTTCAACTATCCGGACCGGCAATGGGACCGCATCTCCACGCCGCAGCGCATCCAGGCCTGGATCGAACGCATGTCGGCATCCCCAGAGCCCGTCAGGGCGATCGCGTGA